The Phycisphaeraceae bacterium genomic sequence GGGGCGACCGTCGTGGACAATTCTTCAGCTTTTCGCATGACGGACAACGTCCCGCTGTGCGTCCCTGAGGTGAATCCCGAATCGGTCAAGGGTATTTCGCTGGGTAAGGGCGGAATCATCGCCAACCCGAACTGCTCAACGATCATCATGCTCGTACCTGTTACGCCGCTCCACCGGGCCGCAAAAGTAAAGCGGATGGTTGTGAGTACCTATCAGGCTGCCAGCGGCGCGGGCTATCAGGGCATGACTGAGCTTGAGGAACAGACCCGTGATGTGCTTGCCGGCAAGCCTGCGGTGCCGAAGTTCTTCAAGCAGCCGTACGCATTCAATCTCTTCTCCCATAACTCGGATATGTATGAGAATGGGTACAACCAGGAAGAGATGAAGATGGTCAACGAGACCAGAAAGATCTGGGGACAAAGCGTTCCGATTTGTGCAACCTGTGTGCGCGTGCCCGTGATGCGTGCCCATGCCGAGAGTATCAACCTTACCTTTGAAAAGCCGCTTTCAGAAAAAGATGCGGAGGAAATCCTGCGGTCATCGAAGGGTGTTTCGATCATCAACGATCGTGCGAATAATCGCTTCCCTACGCCGCTTGATGCGTCGCACAAAGATGACGTGTATGTCGGCCGTATCCGTCAGGACATCAGCCTGAATGGTCACGGTGATCATGGTCTGGCGATTTTCGTGTGCGGCGACCAGTTGCGCAAGGGTGCAGCACTCAACGCGGTGCAGATCGCAGAACTATTGCTTTGACAAACCACGGGTCAGGCGGCAGAACAGGCTGATTGGTGTGGCTTTTCATAAGTGAGACGCAACCATGAGCCGTATGTTTTCCAGCATCATCACTGGCGGACTCAAAGACATCGCCCGCGCGGATGCGACCGCCAGCCGCCCTGTGATGCAGGCTTCGCAGGCGTCCGCCACCGCAGTGGCATTGCTTGAAGAACGGCTGGAAAGACTCGCCCTCGTCAACATGGCGATGTGGGAAATCCTGCGCGAAAAGACCAAGCTCACCGAGGAGGAGCTGTTACTCAAAGTCCTCGAAATAGATCTCCGCGACGGCAACGAAGACGGCAAGGTTACACGCACCGTCGTCAAGTGCCAGTCGTGTAACCGCGCCATGTCCCCTCGGCACACCAAGTGCATCTATTGCGGTGCGGAAAAACTGGCGCAAAGCGCGTTTGATCGAGTGTAAAAAAGCAGCCTTCAGCCGTATTGGTCAATCATATTTTCAGAAAAGCCATCGCAGTGCGGAACGGATGTGGTGAATTAAAGCTATCTGATCAGGCGTCACGTATCTCCAAACCGACGTCGTTTCATTTTACGGATCACTGACATCGGCCAGCGCGGCATGCCTTGGAGTGCGGGCCATGCAGGAGGAGGTTCTGTTACGCCGAGTTTTTGTCGTAGCGTGGCGGCGACCCAGTCGAGCTGCGCCTTGTCCCGGCCATCCAGTACGGTTCGGCGCACCGTCATCGGCGGGGAAATCGGTGCGTCGAGGCGTGATGGCTCGGAGGGTTGCCGCAGCAGAAAAACCAGATCAAAGACCGTTGCTTCATCTGTCGTCGCCAGCCCGCTGATGACGGTGTGTACCGAAATGATGGTCCTTCGCTCGTAACGGGCGGATTGGACACCGCCGAGTCCGTGCCGTGTGACGGTGACGAATCGTTCATCCACGGCAATCAGTGCGGTTGAGCGCAGCAGGATGAGTTGATGAAGTGCAATGGCGAAACCAAACCAGCCCAGGACGGCTGCAAAGGCGATCCATACCGATCCTCGAAATACCGTGGCTGTGGCGATCGTGGCGGACAGTGCCGCGACGGCGAGTGCGGCTACCAGAGCAGCCGTGATCAAGTGTGAAGGGTGCATGGGGCCGGGATGAATACGGATAACGGGAAATCCCGTTTCATCACCCGAAGCGGCGCAGAGTTCGACACCCGGCGGGGGTTGCTGAGCAGCAATGGCATCAACATTTGCCTCGGACTCACGTGAAGTGGCGACTGCGTTTCGTACCAATTCCGCGAAATCACGGGCTTCCGAAGGCTGTGAAGCCAGTGGTTCGTTTCGCGGTTCCATTCCTCAATCATAAATCAGCCGGCTTTGTCAGCAGAAACATCTGACCGCAGATGCCGCGGTTTTGGTTACGCGGAGTGTTTTTTACACTTGGCGTATCGCGTTCCGCTCGTGGTCATGCAGGCCGAATTGGTTGACGCTGTAACTTCCGTGGTGGTCAAACCAGCGACCTAATTCTGCAGCGCCGCGCTCATCAGGTTGCAGAGCAGCACAGAACTTTCCGCCTGGGACGCTCGCTCGCAACTCAC encodes the following:
- a CDS encoding aspartate-semialdehyde dehydrogenase; its protein translation is MSTPRSSAPSVAVVGATGAVGQEFLAVLAQRNFPMSNLKLLASARSAGKPMEFKGKTYKVEELTEESFKGVDLALFSAGGSISKKFGPISSQAGATVVDNSSAFRMTDNVPLCVPEVNPESVKGISLGKGGIIANPNCSTIIMLVPVTPLHRAAKVKRMVVSTYQAASGAGYQGMTELEEQTRDVLAGKPAVPKFFKQPYAFNLFSHNSDMYENGYNQEEMKMVNETRKIWGQSVPICATCVRVPVMRAHAESINLTFEKPLSEKDAEEILRSSKGVSIINDRANNRFPTPLDASHKDDVYVGRIRQDISLNGHGDHGLAIFVCGDQLRKGAALNAVQIAELLL